In the genome of Capra hircus breed San Clemente chromosome 17, ASM170441v1, whole genome shotgun sequence, one region contains:
- the IL15 gene encoding interleukin-15 gives MRILKPYLRSTSIQCYLCLLLNSHFLTEAGIHVFILGCISAGLPKTEANWQYVIHDLETIEHLIQSLHMDATLYTESDAHPNCKVTALQCFLLELRVILHESKNAAIYEIIENLTILADRNLSSIENKTELGCKECEELEEKSIKEFLKSFVHIVQMFNTS, from the exons ATGAGAATTTTG aaaccaTATTTGAGAAGTACTTCCATCCAATGCTACTTGTGTTTACTTCTGAACAGTCATTTTTTAACAGAGGCTGGCATTCATGTCTTCATTTTggg CTGTATCAGTGCAGGTCTTCCCAAAACAGAAGCAAACTGGCAGTATGTAATACATGATTTGGAAACAATTGAGCATCTTATTCAA tcTTTGCATATGGATGCCACTTTATATACTGAAAGTGATGCTCAT CCCAATTGCAAAGTAACAGCGTTGCAGTGCTTTCTCCTCGAGCTACGCGTTATTTTACACGAGTCCAAAAATGCCGCCATTtatgaaataatagaaaatctTACCATACTAGCAGACAGAAATTTATCTTCTATTGAG AATAAAACAGAATTGGGATGCAAAGAATGTGAGGAACTGGAGGAAAAAAGTATCAAagaatttttgaagagttttgtaCATATTGTGCAAATGTTCAACACTTCTTGA